In a single window of the Arthrobacter sp. StoSoilA2 genome:
- a CDS encoding A24 family peptidase, producing MIRRLADLWDASPLGFWLVVLACAYFVVMAVRLTIIDIRSHLLPNRIVFPSYAVGGVLLLGAAVLVFFGGPDAALDASMFGIPGLGVLAGGGVLWLFYFLLRLVYPPGMGFGDVKLAGVLGLYLGYLGWAHVFAGTFAAFLLGGLWSLVILMSRRGTLGSAIPFGPFMLAGALVSMVLLPA from the coding sequence GTGATCCGACGACTCGCCGACCTCTGGGACGCCAGCCCACTGGGCTTCTGGCTGGTGGTTCTTGCCTGTGCGTACTTTGTGGTGATGGCCGTTCGCCTGACCATTATTGATATCCGGAGCCATCTGCTGCCGAACCGGATTGTCTTTCCCTCGTATGCGGTGGGCGGGGTACTGCTGCTGGGCGCTGCTGTCCTGGTGTTCTTTGGCGGCCCGGATGCTGCGCTGGATGCCTCGATGTTCGGTATCCCCGGGCTAGGAGTGCTGGCCGGTGGCGGCGTGCTGTGGCTGTTCTACTTCCTGCTCCGCCTGGTCTATCCCCCCGGTATGGGGTTTGGGGATGTGAAGCTGGCCGGAGTGCTTGGGCTCTACCTCGGCTACCTGGGGTGGGCCCATGTCTTCGCCGGCACCTTCGCTGCTTTCTTGCTCGGCGGGTTGTGGAGCCTGGTGATCCTTATGTCCAGGCGCGGAACGCTGGGTTCGGCCATCCCGTTCGGGCCCTTCATGCTCGCGGGAGCCTTGGTGAGCATGGTGCTTTTGCCTGCTTGA
- a CDS encoding META domain-containing protein codes for MRAIGQRSRCNPRAQHSTAHNPEAGAFLRGRSAGLLHVYVGTRKRCHRRCSLARHTPLQISATHINGAWTLLVKTPCNVLNVEISVKDDTWAMRSMAASAMGCPELEGSHEAWTAKLFEQPVQWKLNGGVLTLSNPYATIELKEN; via the coding sequence ATGCGGGCAATCGGGCAACGTTCCCGGTGCAACCCCCGGGCCCAGCATTCAACCGCTCATAACCCAGAAGCCGGAGCCTTTCTGCGAGGGCGGTCCGCTGGGTTGCTCCACGTTTACGTCGGTACACGGAAGCGATGCCACCGGAGATGTAGCCTGGCTCGGCACACGCCGCTGCAGATCAGCGCGACGCATATCAACGGGGCATGGACCCTACTGGTGAAGACGCCGTGCAACGTGCTCAATGTGGAAATCTCGGTCAAGGACGATACCTGGGCCATGCGCTCGATGGCCGCCTCTGCCATGGGCTGCCCGGAGCTTGAGGGCAGCCACGAGGCCTGGACCGCCAAGCTCTTCGAGCAACCTGTTCAATGGAAACTCAATGGCGGCGTGCTCACGTTGAGCAACCCGTATGCCACGATCGAATTGAAGGAAAACTAA
- a CDS encoding NUDIX domain-containing protein: protein MGAPEFILKLREKIGNDPLWLPAVRGVVFDDDGRVLLCQRVDNHHWTVITGILEPGEHPAPGLVREIFEETAVVAETERIIAVGVVGPVTFPNGDICDFLDITFRCRYVSGEAQVNDDESIAVGWFGLDELPDMSEGNLQAIRLATEPEGPVAYQVED from the coding sequence ATGGGCGCACCGGAATTTATCCTCAAGCTTCGGGAGAAGATCGGGAATGACCCCCTGTGGTTGCCGGCGGTCAGGGGAGTGGTTTTCGACGACGATGGCCGGGTGCTGCTCTGCCAAAGGGTGGACAATCACCACTGGACGGTGATCACCGGCATCCTTGAGCCAGGCGAGCATCCCGCACCCGGGCTGGTCAGGGAAATCTTCGAGGAAACTGCGGTTGTGGCCGAAACTGAGCGGATCATCGCCGTCGGGGTTGTAGGTCCGGTGACCTTTCCGAACGGCGACATCTGCGACTTCCTGGACATCACTTTCCGCTGCAGATATGTTTCCGGCGAAGCCCAGGTAAACGATGATGAATCGATCGCCGTCGGATGGTTTGGCCTGGATGAACTGCCTGACATGAGCGAGGGAAACCTTCAAGCCATCAGGCTTGCCACGGAGCCCGAAGGCCCCGTGGCGTACCAGGTGGAGGACTAA
- a CDS encoding class II fumarate hydratase, with translation MTSTTEFRIEHDTMGEVRVPVNALYRAQTQRAVENFPISGKTLERTHIEALARVKKAAALANAELGVLDGELAEAIAAAADEVATGKYDGDFPIDVFQTGSGTSSNMNTNEVIAELASRALAAAGSDKVVHPNDHVNASQSSNDVFPTSVHVAATSALINDLIPALEYLADSLDRKAVEFKDVVKSGRTHLMDATPVMLGQEFGGYAAQVRYGIERINAALPRVAEVPLGGTAVGTGINTPAGFPERVIELLAADTGLPLTEARDHFEAQANRDGLIEGSSQLRNIAISFMKINNDLRWMGSGPNTGLGEIAIPDLQPGSSIMPGKVNPVICEASIMVCAQVIGNDTAIAWSGTNGAFELNVGIPVMAANLLESIRLLANTSRVMADKMIDGITANVERARFLAEASPSIVTPLNKFIGYENAAKIAKIAVKEGLTIRQATEKLGFVGEGDGKVSEAELDKALDVTTMTSPAHKA, from the coding sequence ATGACTTCCACCACTGAGTTCCGTATTGAACATGACACGATGGGCGAAGTTCGCGTCCCCGTGAACGCCCTGTACCGCGCCCAGACGCAGCGTGCTGTGGAGAACTTCCCCATCTCCGGCAAGACGCTTGAGCGCACTCACATCGAAGCCCTTGCACGCGTCAAGAAGGCCGCTGCACTGGCGAACGCCGAACTGGGGGTGCTCGATGGTGAGCTCGCCGAGGCCATCGCCGCAGCTGCCGATGAGGTAGCGACCGGCAAGTACGACGGCGACTTCCCGATTGACGTCTTCCAGACCGGCTCGGGCACTTCCTCCAACATGAACACCAACGAGGTCATCGCAGAGCTCGCTTCGCGTGCCCTCGCAGCTGCGGGCAGCGACAAAGTGGTCCACCCCAACGACCACGTGAACGCTTCGCAGTCCTCCAACGATGTGTTCCCGACGTCCGTGCACGTTGCCGCCACCTCGGCCCTGATCAATGACCTGATCCCGGCCCTGGAATACCTGGCCGATTCCCTGGACCGTAAGGCCGTGGAGTTCAAGGACGTCGTCAAGTCCGGCCGCACGCACCTCATGGATGCCACACCGGTGATGCTCGGCCAGGAGTTCGGTGGCTACGCCGCCCAGGTCCGTTACGGCATCGAGCGCATCAACGCAGCACTCCCCCGCGTCGCCGAGGTCCCCCTTGGAGGCACCGCTGTTGGCACCGGCATCAACACTCCTGCCGGTTTCCCGGAGCGCGTCATCGAATTGCTCGCAGCCGACACCGGCCTGCCGCTGACCGAGGCCCGCGACCACTTCGAAGCACAGGCAAACCGCGACGGCCTCATCGAGGGCTCCAGCCAGCTGCGCAACATCGCGATCTCCTTCATGAAGATCAACAACGACCTCCGCTGGATGGGTTCGGGCCCCAACACGGGCCTCGGCGAGATCGCCATCCCGGACCTTCAGCCGGGCTCCTCGATCATGCCGGGCAAGGTCAACCCCGTTATCTGCGAAGCCTCCATCATGGTGTGCGCCCAGGTTATCGGCAACGACACCGCGATCGCATGGTCCGGCACCAACGGCGCCTTCGAACTCAACGTAGGCATCCCCGTCATGGCCGCCAACCTCCTGGAGTCCATCCGCCTGCTGGCCAACACCAGCCGCGTGATGGCCGACAAGATGATCGACGGGATCACCGCCAACGTGGAGCGCGCCCGCTTCCTGGCTGAGGCATCCCCGTCCATCGTGACGCCGCTGAACAAGTTCATTGGCTACGAGAACGCCGCCAAGATTGCCAAGATCGCCGTCAAGGAGGGCCTCACCATCCGCCAGGCAACGGAGAAGCTTGGCTTCGTGGGTGAAGGCGACGGCAAGGTCTCCGAGGCAGAACTCGACAAGGCCCTGGACGTCACCACCATGACGTCCCCGGCGCACAAGGCCTGA
- a CDS encoding carbonic anhydrase, whose product MPTYLTPALAWRRLQEGNERFVSGESLHPNQDASRRSSLVENQNPFAVIFGCSDSRLAAEIIFDLGLGDAFVVRTAGQVIDDAVLGSLEYSIAELRVPLIVILGHDSCGAVKATKAAVETGEMPIGFIRDLVERITPSVLTAKRNDQEDVNDMVVEHVKQTAARLADSSRVISDAIDDGRVAVVGLSYKLDEGRAALVSGIGKL is encoded by the coding sequence GTGCCTACCTATCTGACTCCCGCCCTTGCTTGGCGCCGCCTCCAAGAGGGCAATGAACGTTTTGTTTCCGGTGAATCCCTGCACCCCAACCAGGATGCATCGCGACGCTCCTCCCTGGTGGAGAACCAGAATCCCTTTGCCGTCATCTTCGGTTGCTCGGATTCCAGGCTTGCCGCAGAAATCATCTTCGATCTCGGCTTGGGCGACGCCTTCGTGGTTCGCACGGCGGGGCAGGTGATTGATGACGCCGTCCTTGGTTCGCTTGAATACAGCATTGCCGAACTCCGTGTTCCACTGATCGTCATTCTCGGCCACGACAGCTGTGGAGCCGTGAAGGCCACCAAGGCCGCGGTGGAAACGGGTGAGATGCCAATTGGGTTCATTCGTGACCTGGTGGAACGCATCACGCCGTCGGTATTGACGGCCAAGCGCAATGACCAGGAAGACGTCAACGACATGGTGGTGGAGCACGTCAAGCAAACGGCGGCCCGGCTGGCCGACAGTTCGCGTGTGATTTCCGACGCCATCGACGACGGCCGCGTCGCCGTCGTGGGTCTGTCCTACAAGCTCGATGAGGGCCGCGCGGCCCTCGTTTCCGGGATCGGCAAGCTCTAG
- a CDS encoding DUF4245 domain-containing protein produces MSETQDKPAAGNQPQAAEANPGSVPDAVDAPYKPVIPAKAAKRANASVIGMIIALVLCVLAFLPIVLMNPAPKGEGFRPAVDVASIARNAADVAGFTPVTPETGDTFKPNYARWESGTGTGVPTWEVGYLTPKESFIGLTQTNKANPTWVLQQTGNLPLTGTRNAGGQDWELHDSGKDKRSMVLDYRGTTIILSGTANLEEFASLAAAVVKSADQAAAASASAAPTS; encoded by the coding sequence GTGAGTGAAACGCAGGACAAGCCCGCCGCCGGCAACCAGCCCCAGGCTGCAGAGGCAAACCCCGGCAGCGTCCCGGACGCTGTGGATGCCCCCTATAAACCCGTCATTCCGGCAAAAGCCGCCAAGCGGGCCAATGCCTCCGTCATTGGCATGATCATTGCGCTGGTGCTGTGTGTCCTCGCATTCCTTCCCATTGTGTTGATGAACCCTGCACCCAAGGGTGAGGGCTTTCGGCCCGCCGTTGACGTTGCTTCCATAGCCCGCAACGCTGCCGATGTGGCGGGATTCACACCTGTCACGCCGGAAACCGGCGACACATTCAAGCCGAACTACGCCCGCTGGGAATCCGGCACCGGAACGGGCGTGCCCACTTGGGAAGTTGGTTACCTGACTCCCAAGGAGTCCTTCATCGGCCTCACCCAGACCAACAAGGCGAATCCCACGTGGGTCCTCCAGCAGACAGGTAACCTGCCCCTGACCGGCACCCGTAACGCCGGTGGCCAGGACTGGGAGCTCCACGATTCCGGCAAGGACAAGCGCAGCATGGTGCTCGACTACCGCGGAACCACCATCATTCTCAGCGGCACGGCGAACCTTGAAGAGTTCGCTTCCCTCGCCGCCGCTGTGGTTAAGTCCGCGGACCAGGCCGCTGCAGCTTCGGCCTCTGCAGCGCCGACCTCATAA
- the glpX gene encoding class II fructose-bisphosphatase gives MTQQYSTISPSLAVGTDEPDRNLALELVRVTEAAAIAGGHWVGFGDKNKADGAAVDAMRSFLHTVHFNGVVVIGEGEKDEAPMLFNGEQVGDGTGPECDVAVDPIDGTRLTALGINNALAVLAVAERGSMFDPSAVFYMEKLVTGPEAADMVDLRLPVKQNLHLIAKAKGVKVNQLNVMILDRDRHRPLVEEIREAGARTKFIMDGDVAGAIAAARSGTGVDALMGIGGTPEGIVAACAIKSLGGVIQGRLWPTSDDEKQKAIDAGHDLDRVLSTNDLVTSDNCYFAATGITDGDLLRGVRYQKDRVLTQSIVMRSKSGTVRFVDAEHHASKWETYARKP, from the coding sequence ATGACCCAGCAGTATTCCACGATTTCGCCGTCGCTCGCCGTCGGCACCGACGAACCCGACCGCAACCTGGCGCTGGAACTCGTCCGTGTCACCGAGGCCGCGGCAATTGCCGGTGGCCACTGGGTAGGTTTCGGCGACAAGAACAAGGCAGACGGCGCCGCCGTCGACGCCATGCGTTCGTTCCTTCACACCGTCCACTTCAATGGAGTCGTGGTCATCGGTGAAGGCGAAAAAGACGAAGCCCCCATGTTGTTCAATGGCGAGCAGGTTGGTGACGGCACCGGTCCCGAGTGCGACGTCGCGGTGGACCCCATCGACGGAACCCGCCTGACCGCCCTCGGCATCAACAACGCCCTGGCCGTCCTGGCAGTAGCCGAGCGCGGCTCCATGTTCGATCCGTCCGCGGTCTTCTACATGGAAAAGCTGGTCACAGGCCCCGAAGCTGCCGACATGGTGGACCTGCGCCTGCCCGTGAAGCAGAACCTGCACCTGATCGCCAAGGCCAAGGGCGTCAAGGTCAACCAGCTCAACGTCATGATCCTGGACCGCGACCGGCACCGCCCGCTCGTGGAGGAAATCCGCGAAGCCGGTGCACGCACCAAGTTCATCATGGACGGCGACGTCGCAGGTGCCATCGCCGCAGCCCGGTCCGGAACCGGCGTGGACGCACTGATGGGCATCGGCGGAACCCCCGAAGGCATCGTTGCCGCATGCGCCATCAAGTCCCTCGGCGGTGTTATCCAAGGCCGCCTGTGGCCCACGTCGGACGACGAAAAGCAGAAGGCCATTGACGCCGGACACGACCTCGACCGCGTCCTTTCCACCAACGACCTCGTCACCTCGGACAACTGCTACTTCGCAGCCACCGGTATCACCGACGGCGACCTCCTCCGCGGCGTTCGCTACCAGAAGGACCGCGTCCTGACGCAGTCCATCGTGATGCGTTCCAAGTCCGGCACGGTGCGCTTCGTTGATGCTGAGCACCACGCATCCAAGTGGGAGACGTACGCGCGCAAGCCGTAA
- a CDS encoding peptidoglycan bridge formation glycyltransferase FemA/FemB family protein, with the protein MDFFLQSPAWADVQRSLGRRVHEQSGPGWSFLAIEEKNPAGKVIYAPYGPVAKSVDAFDAATAALVELAKKERAVFVRMEPVSAGFTASEADALLRARGLQPAPVNLQPELSWIVDLEGDFKDVLGGMKPTNRNLYRNIHKKGVTFRASQDPADIKVLLHFLHLTAARNGFKPQSDEYLTQVAECLLPSGAGTLFIAELEGEPIAAAFTYDSSDTRTYAHAALDDTHRKLSAGIPLLVNLMADAKEKGLKHVDLWGVAPEDQPDHKWAGFTSFKKSFGGREVAYPGTWDLPVNKLRYGAYQLARKLRDKLR; encoded by the coding sequence GTGGACTTTTTTCTGCAGTCGCCCGCTTGGGCTGACGTCCAGCGTTCGCTCGGCCGCCGGGTCCATGAGCAGTCCGGCCCCGGCTGGAGCTTCCTCGCCATTGAGGAAAAGAACCCGGCTGGCAAGGTCATCTACGCCCCTTATGGGCCCGTGGCAAAGTCCGTGGACGCCTTCGACGCCGCGACGGCTGCCTTGGTGGAATTGGCGAAGAAGGAACGTGCTGTCTTCGTGCGCATGGAACCTGTGTCAGCAGGTTTCACAGCGTCCGAGGCCGACGCACTCCTCCGTGCCCGTGGCCTCCAGCCGGCGCCCGTGAACCTGCAGCCGGAGTTGAGCTGGATCGTGGACCTTGAGGGCGATTTCAAGGACGTTCTTGGCGGAATGAAGCCGACCAACCGGAACCTCTACCGCAACATCCACAAGAAGGGCGTGACGTTCCGGGCATCCCAGGATCCTGCTGACATCAAGGTTCTCCTGCATTTCCTCCACCTGACGGCAGCACGCAACGGCTTCAAGCCGCAAAGCGATGAGTACCTCACCCAGGTGGCTGAATGCTTGCTACCCTCCGGCGCCGGAACGCTGTTCATAGCTGAGCTGGAGGGCGAGCCGATCGCTGCCGCGTTCACCTACGATTCCTCGGACACGCGCACCTACGCCCATGCCGCGCTGGACGACACGCACCGCAAGCTCAGCGCCGGCATTCCGCTCCTGGTCAACCTCATGGCAGATGCCAAGGAGAAGGGCCTGAAACACGTGGACCTCTGGGGTGTGGCCCCTGAAGACCAGCCGGACCATAAGTGGGCAGGCTTCACGTCCTTCAAGAAGTCCTTCGGAGGCCGCGAAGTAGCCTACCCCGGCACCTGGGACCTCCCAGTGAACAAACTCCGCTACGGCGCCTACCAACTGGCCCGAAAGCTCCGCGACAAACTCCGCTGA
- the manA gene encoding mannose-6-phosphate isomerase, class I codes for MYQIENVLRPYAWGSTTAIAGLLGRPASGGPEAEMWIGAHPDSPSTAIHPNGVTQPLDALIASNPTHFLGTDSLAEFGPRLPFLTKILAAEQPLSLQVHPSLEQAREGFARENAAGIPADSPERNYRDDNHKPEMIFALTPFRALCGFRSPAAAKSVFEHLASLLDSAAVEVPAIISDVISDLSLPNESDALKAAFTRLIEGGSDVSDAIHEVEAVLRAGAPQEPHEDALAAMLGINEAFPGDPGVLISLLLNHLSLQPGEAVYLPAGNVHAYLHGLGVEVMASSDNVLRGGLTPKHVDVPELIKTIRFESMGVPRVEASGTEFGQELYRPPFKEFQLQRIELGPGAEPVPLAQSGPAVVVVVAGSVVLDSPKSDLPLQRGGAAFIPEVENPVNVHPVQGATETSIAFAVTTGLGN; via the coding sequence GTGTATCAGATTGAGAATGTTTTGCGGCCCTACGCGTGGGGTTCGACGACGGCGATTGCCGGCTTGCTGGGGCGGCCGGCGTCAGGTGGTCCGGAGGCAGAAATGTGGATCGGCGCCCACCCCGATTCGCCGTCCACAGCCATTCATCCGAATGGGGTTACCCAACCGCTCGATGCCCTGATCGCATCGAACCCAACCCACTTCCTGGGAACCGACAGCCTGGCCGAGTTCGGGCCCCGGCTACCGTTCCTCACCAAGATCCTGGCCGCCGAGCAGCCACTTTCCTTGCAAGTGCACCCGAGCCTGGAGCAAGCTCGCGAAGGCTTCGCCCGTGAGAACGCCGCAGGGATCCCCGCGGATTCCCCCGAACGCAACTACCGGGACGATAACCACAAGCCGGAGATGATTTTTGCGCTCACGCCGTTCCGGGCGTTGTGCGGGTTCCGCTCCCCTGCAGCAGCCAAAAGCGTTTTTGAGCACCTTGCCTCGTTGTTGGATTCCGCCGCAGTGGAGGTCCCCGCAATCATCAGCGACGTCATCTCCGACCTCAGCCTTCCCAACGAATCCGATGCCCTCAAAGCTGCCTTCACCCGCCTGATTGAGGGCGGCAGCGACGTCTCGGATGCCATTCATGAGGTAGAAGCCGTCCTGCGTGCAGGCGCACCCCAAGAGCCCCACGAAGATGCGCTGGCCGCAATGCTGGGAATCAATGAAGCTTTCCCCGGCGATCCCGGTGTGCTCATTTCCCTGCTCCTCAACCACCTTTCCCTTCAGCCGGGCGAGGCCGTGTACCTGCCGGCCGGCAACGTTCACGCCTACCTGCACGGCCTGGGCGTGGAAGTCATGGCTTCCTCGGACAATGTGCTGCGCGGCGGACTCACGCCCAAGCATGTGGATGTCCCGGAACTGATCAAGACCATCCGCTTCGAATCGATGGGCGTACCCCGCGTTGAGGCCAGTGGAACAGAGTTTGGCCAGGAACTGTACCGCCCGCCCTTCAAGGAGTTCCAACTCCAGCGGATCGAACTCGGCCCGGGCGCCGAACCGGTGCCGCTGGCACAGTCCGGACCCGCCGTCGTCGTGGTTGTTGCCGGTTCCGTGGTGCTCGATTCGCCCAAGAGCGACCTCCCGCTGCAGCGCGGCGGCGCTGCGTTCATCCCTGAGGTGGAGAACCCGGTGAATGTTCATCCTGTGCAAGGCGCCACCGAAACAAGTATTGCCTTCGCCGTGACCACAGGACTGGGTAACTGA
- a CDS encoding LCP family protein — translation MTTMHKNSNQSGAALTDPVRYPAGASAPVRTKRAFVLVLLTLFIPGSAQIVAGDRKLGRLALRITLTVWALALLTLLIALVNRSMLLSIVTHPVGSLFIIVVLVALALGWAYLFLNTLRIIRPNLLAPGMRPIIAVVLAVTTVLASGSLGYLAYVLNVSRNAIGSIFNAGPAIDPVDGRYNFLMMGGDAGDDRTGRRPDSLSVISVDAKTGESAIISVPRNLQNAQFSEDSPMRKIYPDGYNCGDECLINAVNTEVTNNHKDLYPGVADPGAQATLEAVSGTLGITVQAYVLVDMDGFAKLIDAMGGIRIKAGGWVPISGPVTDEANGIHGMPDGWIPAGDQHLDGFHALWYGRSREFVDDYARIARQQCVQQAMLKQLDPGTLLTKFEDIANAGTKVVESNISSAQLGSFVDLALKSKSQPVKRLTIGPPDFDASFSTVPDFDLIHSKVQELLTSKDSPKANDSMVSNDAKAGSHVVAAGPVQGSLPAGLPAGQQPSPSSSDFTPVTTTPDGTPITEELLNGLKAQGDEQGIRDLVATNGQCAPL, via the coding sequence ATGACCACCATGCACAAGAATTCGAATCAGTCCGGCGCCGCGCTGACTGATCCAGTCCGCTATCCAGCCGGGGCCAGCGCCCCGGTGCGGACCAAACGCGCCTTCGTGCTGGTCCTCCTCACGCTCTTCATCCCCGGCAGCGCCCAGATCGTGGCAGGTGACCGCAAGCTGGGCCGCCTCGCCCTGCGCATCACCCTCACTGTGTGGGCGCTGGCTTTGCTGACGCTCTTGATCGCTTTGGTGAACCGGAGCATGCTGCTCAGCATCGTCACCCATCCGGTGGGATCGCTGTTCATCATCGTTGTCCTCGTTGCCCTTGCATTGGGCTGGGCCTACCTGTTCCTGAACACCCTGCGGATCATCAGGCCCAACCTGCTGGCACCCGGTATGCGGCCCATCATTGCCGTCGTCCTTGCCGTGACAACAGTCCTGGCCAGCGGGTCATTGGGCTACCTCGCGTATGTCCTGAATGTCAGCCGCAACGCGATCGGCAGCATCTTCAACGCCGGCCCAGCCATCGATCCCGTGGATGGTCGCTATAACTTCCTGATGATGGGAGGCGACGCCGGTGATGACCGTACGGGTAGGCGTCCGGACAGCCTTTCGGTCATCAGCGTCGACGCCAAAACCGGTGAAAGTGCCATAATTTCCGTGCCCAGGAACCTGCAGAACGCCCAGTTCAGCGAGGACTCCCCCATGCGGAAGATCTACCCCGACGGCTATAACTGCGGCGATGAATGCCTCATCAACGCTGTCAACACCGAGGTCACCAACAATCACAAGGACCTGTACCCGGGGGTTGCCGATCCTGGCGCACAGGCCACCCTGGAAGCTGTATCCGGGACCTTGGGTATCACCGTGCAGGCGTATGTGCTGGTGGATATGGACGGGTTCGCAAAGCTCATCGATGCCATGGGCGGCATCCGCATCAAGGCTGGCGGCTGGGTACCCATCAGTGGTCCCGTCACTGACGAGGCCAACGGGATCCACGGCATGCCCGATGGCTGGATCCCGGCTGGCGACCAGCACCTGGATGGCTTCCACGCCCTTTGGTACGGCCGTTCCCGCGAGTTCGTTGACGACTACGCCCGCATTGCACGCCAGCAATGCGTACAGCAGGCCATGCTCAAGCAGCTGGACCCCGGAACGCTGCTGACGAAGTTCGAGGACATCGCCAACGCAGGCACCAAGGTGGTGGAATCCAACATCTCCTCCGCGCAGCTCGGAAGCTTTGTGGACCTTGCCTTGAAGTCCAAGAGCCAGCCGGTCAAGCGCCTCACTATTGGTCCTCCCGATTTCGATGCCTCCTTCTCCACGGTGCCGGACTTCGATCTGATCCACTCCAAAGTCCAGGAGCTGTTGACATCCAAGGACAGTCCCAAGGCCAATGACTCCATGGTGTCCAACGACGCCAAGGCGGGCTCTCATGTCGTGGCGGCGGGTCCGGTCCAGGGCAGCCTCCCGGCCGGACTGCCGGCGGGCCAGCAGCCGTCGCCGTCGTCCTCTGATTTCACGCCCGTGACCACCACGCCGGACGGTACGCCCATCACCGAAGAACTGCTCAACGGCCTCAAGGCCCAGGGTGACGAGCAAGGCATCCGGGACCTCGTGGCAACCAATGGGCAATGCGCCCCGCTGTAG
- the purE gene encoding 5-(carboxyamino)imidazole ribonucleotide mutase, translating to MTSASTAPLVGLVMGSDSDWPVMEAAADALAEFGIPFEADVVSAHRMPTEMIRYGQTAHERGLRVIIAGAGGAAHLPGMLASVTPLPVIGVPVPLKTLDGMDSLLSIVQMPAGVPVATVSIAGARNAGLLAVRMLASGTDDLAVRLREDLLRFAQELNDVATKKGENLRHKVEEVFSPANASARSSR from the coding sequence ATGACATCAGCATCAACAGCCCCACTCGTAGGTCTCGTTATGGGCTCAGACTCCGACTGGCCCGTCATGGAAGCCGCCGCGGACGCCCTGGCTGAGTTCGGCATCCCCTTTGAGGCGGACGTCGTCTCGGCGCACCGCATGCCCACCGAGATGATCCGCTATGGCCAGACTGCCCACGAGCGCGGCCTGCGCGTCATCATCGCCGGAGCAGGCGGCGCAGCACACTTGCCTGGAATGTTGGCTTCGGTCACTCCCCTGCCTGTGATCGGCGTCCCCGTCCCCTTGAAGACCTTGGACGGCATGGACTCACTTTTGTCCATCGTGCAAATGCCTGCCGGGGTCCCCGTTGCCACGGTCTCCATCGCGGGGGCCCGGAACGCAGGACTCCTGGCTGTACGGATGCTCGCCTCCGGCACGGATGACCTTGCCGTCCGTCTTCGTGAGGACCTGCTCCGCTTCGCGCAGGAGCTGAACGACGTCGCCACCAAGAAGGGCGAAAACCTGCGCCACAAGGTGGAAGAGGTCTTTTCCCCTGCCAACGCTTCCGCCCGGAGCAGCCGCTAG